One window of Sphingobacteriales bacterium genomic DNA carries:
- a CDS encoding AAA family ATPase, with protein sequence MDSSSPQLSAEVSQYLYDLLQNVVNSDSLASARLMEAGLVYHLMLRELTKTQQQFFSSDYERLIVILDLYDLPAKISGYLKRCGYLIQKIAKNPHLDVELKDLQQTVLTICLTLQHLSEMMPPTDLYDFCKPLLLTDEPDEKTKPSNLNREQIPLLKGVVKDYTPLLKTKDDKPYFILTCYTDDYEQVSIYIWSDFVYLHPLMWQYARINITHIQLQNPANFEENNHNLVMAVTAETLITLDPDFLLDVTSISQTCLKNGAHHSMYLFKKFSNDFSNYYLLRGNIVNAYLDANLRNEEPSVLDLFKQYIIINPTHALTFSNDDFRKLKDELIKHLATINSPVVQQFKQHELSIEPTFLSEKFGLRGRLDVLVNYEQDPDHQDVIELKTSKDPLPYRQVNMADAMQAVSYHLLLESRNPAHKGSSAILYSSVAPENSPLRNVSNDMKAKRFVLYMRNQIVASEYRLTFNPEEVLAQVNSNIVGSQNLFPNDIQAFDSFRKILSDCKPLELKYFYEWIAFTAREQRASKIGGDNNRGDWGFSGLWNNQLGFKELDFTILAFLKFRQIDQLVGDCEIIFDKTEGKTLQVARFRVGDMVLLYPHEPEDESLKPTKHQILKATIKQLTKDMVVISPMNKFIRKEHFENYHYWAFEAESTDMSYDIMYQSLYEFVKLPSEKKSLILGLTPPVFSALPEQLETDILKPQQLLTLQKALSAQNYFLLQGPPGTGKTKVMIRRLVSEILKNPDEKIILLAFTNRAVDEICEAVKDLQDTFRIFRLGYGSATEHPELLLSKFAKHNELKTTKKEIQGCRIFISTVLTYQRSPELRKYLEDRNQNPKLTAIIDEASQLLEPQIIGLLGKVSRFIMIGDEKQLPAVVVQGDTTVHTNETLLNEVGINNLSVSLFERLLRQCQQKGWHDAYDMLQDQGRMHIHIARYPSRFYYENRLQHIEERQTAENASFLNHNLTFTFPFLETLWKQRTIFISTEKENERNRNKSEARLVELLVAQLKLLFNTPEELEKGIGIITPYRTQIAEIKNNLNDEINNSIVVDTVERYQGGQKNIIIVSLAVNNPAQLNNLHVLNAEGNVDKKLNVTLTRAKEYLIIIGCMDILKNSPIYQSLLQYYSQNNAIFNISSKNLQLIRKENPR encoded by the coding sequence ATGGACTCTTCTTCACCTCAGCTCTCTGCTGAAGTTTCCCAATATCTTTATGACTTGTTGCAAAATGTGGTCAACAGTGATTCTTTAGCTTCTGCCCGACTGATGGAGGCCGGCTTGGTCTATCATTTAATGCTGCGCGAATTGACAAAAACGCAACAACAATTTTTTTCTTCCGACTACGAAAGGCTGATTGTCATTCTCGATCTTTATGATCTGCCTGCCAAGATTTCGGGGTATCTCAAACGCTGTGGTTATCTCATTCAAAAAATCGCAAAAAACCCTCATTTAGATGTTGAACTAAAAGATTTACAACAAACCGTTTTAACAATATGCCTGACTTTGCAACATTTATCGGAAATGATGCCCCCTACCGATTTATATGACTTTTGTAAACCATTATTGCTGACTGACGAACCCGATGAGAAAACAAAACCTTCCAATTTAAATAGAGAACAAATTCCCCTGTTAAAGGGCGTGGTAAAGGATTATACACCTTTATTGAAAACAAAGGATGACAAACCCTATTTTATACTAACCTGCTATACTGACGATTACGAGCAGGTTTCTATTTACATTTGGTCAGACTTTGTTTATCTCCATCCTTTAATGTGGCAGTATGCCAGGATAAATATCACCCATATACAGCTTCAAAATCCTGCCAATTTTGAAGAAAACAATCACAACTTAGTGATGGCTGTTACAGCCGAAACACTCATAACTCTTGATCCGGATTTCCTGTTGGATGTTACTTCAATTTCGCAGACTTGCCTTAAAAATGGAGCGCATCATTCCATGTATCTGTTTAAAAAATTTTCAAACGATTTTTCCAATTACTATTTGCTCAGGGGTAATATTGTCAATGCCTATTTAGATGCCAATCTCAGAAATGAAGAACCTTCAGTGTTGGACTTGTTTAAACAATATATCATCATTAACCCGACCCATGCGCTCACTTTTAGCAACGACGATTTTAGAAAACTTAAAGATGAATTGATAAAACATCTGGCAACCATTAACAGCCCGGTTGTACAACAGTTTAAACAACATGAATTAAGCATTGAACCTACCTTTTTGTCTGAAAAATTCGGTCTTCGCGGCCGTTTGGATGTGTTGGTGAATTATGAGCAAGACCCGGACCATCAGGATGTTATCGAATTGAAAACTAGCAAAGATCCTTTGCCCTACAGACAAGTCAACATGGCAGATGCAATGCAGGCGGTTTCTTATCATTTATTGTTGGAAAGTAGAAATCCGGCACATAAAGGGAGCAGCGCAATTCTGTATTCTTCCGTTGCCCCTGAAAATTCCCCGCTTCGAAATGTAAGCAATGATATGAAAGCTAAGAGATTTGTTTTGTATATGAGAAATCAAATCGTAGCTTCTGAATACCGGTTGACATTTAATCCTGAAGAAGTACTGGCTCAGGTTAACTCAAATATAGTAGGATCACAAAATTTATTTCCCAATGATATTCAGGCTTTTGACTCTTTCAGGAAAATTTTATCAGACTGTAAGCCTTTAGAATTAAAATATTTTTACGAATGGATAGCCTTTACCGCACGCGAACAGCGAGCTTCTAAAATCGGAGGCGACAACAACCGGGGTGATTGGGGATTTTCGGGGTTATGGAATAACCAGTTGGGATTTAAAGAATTGGATTTTACTATCCTTGCATTTCTAAAGTTCAGACAAATTGACCAACTTGTTGGAGATTGTGAAATAATATTTGACAAAACGGAAGGTAAAACTTTACAAGTTGCTCGGTTTAGGGTTGGCGATATGGTGTTGCTGTATCCGCATGAACCGGAAGATGAAAGCCTGAAACCAACCAAGCATCAAATTTTAAAGGCAACCATCAAACAACTGACAAAAGACATGGTTGTGATCAGCCCCATGAATAAATTTATCCGTAAAGAACATTTTGAAAACTATCACTATTGGGCATTTGAAGCTGAAAGTACCGATATGAGTTACGATATTATGTATCAGTCGTTGTATGAATTTGTAAAGTTACCTTCCGAAAAAAAATCCCTGATTCTGGGGCTCACTCCACCGGTTTTTTCGGCTTTACCCGAACAATTGGAAACTGATATTCTCAAGCCTCAGCAACTTCTTACCTTGCAAAAAGCATTAAGTGCACAAAATTACTTTCTCCTGCAAGGTCCTCCAGGAACAGGAAAGACTAAAGTAATGATCAGGCGGTTAGTTAGTGAAATACTTAAAAATCCTGATGAAAAAATAATTTTGCTGGCATTTACCAATCGCGCAGTTGACGAAATTTGTGAAGCAGTTAAAGATTTACAGGATACATTCAGAATATTTAGACTCGGTTATGGATCAGCAACAGAGCATCCTGAATTGTTGTTGAGCAAGTTTGCTAAACATAACGAGTTAAAAACTACTAAAAAAGAAATTCAAGGTTGCCGAATTTTCATATCTACCGTTTTAACCTACCAAAGAAGCCCTGAACTTCGCAAATATCTGGAAGATAGAAACCAAAACCCGAAATTGACTGCCATTATTGATGAAGCTTCACAACTACTCGAACCGCAAATTATCGGGCTTTTAGGCAAGGTGTCGCGGTTTATCATGATTGGAGACGAAAAACAATTGCCGGCCGTTGTTGTTCAGGGTGATACTACTGTCCACACTAATGAAACCTTGTTAAATGAAGTTGGCATTAACAATTTATCTGTTTCTTTATTCGAACGACTGTTAAGACAGTGCCAACAAAAAGGCTGGCACGATGCTTATGATATGCTTCAGGACCAGGGTAGAATGCATATACACATAGCCCGTTATCCAAGCCGGTTTTATTATGAAAACAGACTTCAACACATAGAAGAACGGCAGACTGCCGAAAATGCCTCTTTTTTAAACCACAATCTTACATTTACTTTTCCCTTCTTAGAAACCCTTTGGAAACAGCGCACCATTTTTATTTCGACTGAAAAAGAAAACGAACGCAATCGAAACAAATCTGAAGCCAGGTTAGTCGAACTATTAGTCGCACAGTTAAAACTGCTCTTTAACACTCCCGAAGAACTTGAAAAAGGAATAGGAATCATTACACCTTACCGTACTCAGATTGCAGAAATTAAAAACAACCTGAATGACGAAATCAATAATTCGATAGTGGTTGATACTGTTGAGCGATATCAAGGCGGGCAAAAAAACATCATTATCGTTTCTTTGGCAGTTAATAACCCTGCTCAGTTAAACAATTTGCATGTACTAAATGCCGAAGGCAATGTTGACAAAAAACTTAACGTAACCCTGACACGGGCAAAAGAATATCTCATCATCATTGGATGTATGGATATTTTGAAAAACAGCCCTATTTATCAATCACTGCTACAATACTATAGTCAGAACAACGCTATTTTTAACATTTCATCGAAGAACCTGCAACTCATAAGAAAGGAGAACCCTCGATGA
- a CDS encoding carboxypeptidase-like regulatory domain-containing protein, whose translation MNTQFLKFKVLDRANKNISLFLMMLIGLVCMTCPVFAQEYVLSGTLINPSSNSFVAFANVGIKNASVGTVSNETGEFELHFDAKYLHDTLQVSCIGFFTYQTPLKSLYQKQPVQLSILPRSYSLKEVTVTPDEISAEYIVNKAMFLIPENYLNHSYLTDGFYREYFSENGNFVGFAEACVSIFDPIGYATNINKPSETIKINQLRVSDIYNKGNYVLYIDLNFALRSNLLRNANFWQNYAGQLKPSVSHLKLDSIAYYDNDLVYCISYRIDTKRAGIYNGRLFIRKTDYAVLRLELSVQNEIEGREENGAPHTSTTIMTFKEFQGKLYLQYTKASHEVSYQADHEQYDLTFYSELFITNLQPMNISPLPENGRIKPASIFYQPRYRTFDPDFWKSYNMFEKSPHNRQIIADLEQIRPLSEQYTANGKLKLKHPEPVSSNSGKIEPEFRTGF comes from the coding sequence ATGAATACTCAGTTTTTAAAATTTAAAGTTTTGGATAGAGCCAATAAAAATATTTCCCTTTTCTTGATGATGCTGATTGGGTTGGTTTGTATGACTTGTCCTGTTTTTGCCCAGGAATATGTATTAAGCGGAACTTTAATCAACCCTTCATCCAATAGCTTTGTAGCATTTGCTAATGTTGGTATCAAAAACGCATCAGTTGGAACAGTAAGTAATGAAACGGGTGAATTCGAACTTCATTTTGATGCAAAATATCTGCATGATACTTTGCAGGTATCGTGTATTGGCTTTTTCACCTACCAAACGCCCCTCAAATCATTGTACCAAAAACAGCCGGTTCAACTCAGTATTTTACCCCGATCCTATTCTTTAAAAGAGGTAACTGTTACTCCGGATGAAATCAGCGCCGAGTATATCGTCAACAAAGCCATGTTCCTTATTCCCGAAAATTATCTGAATCATTCATATCTGACAGACGGATTTTATCGTGAATATTTCAGCGAAAATGGAAACTTTGTCGGATTTGCTGAAGCGTGTGTAAGCATTTTTGATCCAATCGGCTATGCAACAAACATAAACAAACCATCCGAAACCATTAAAATCAATCAGCTCAGGGTTAGTGACATTTACAACAAAGGAAATTATGTATTATATATAGACCTGAATTTCGCGCTTAGATCCAATTTATTGAGAAATGCCAATTTCTGGCAAAATTATGCCGGGCAATTAAAACCTTCGGTTTCGCATTTAAAGTTAGACAGCATCGCTTATTATGATAACGATTTAGTCTATTGTATCAGCTACAGAATAGATACTAAACGAGCCGGAATTTATAACGGAAGGTTATTCATCAGAAAAACTGATTATGCTGTTCTGCGCCTTGAACTTTCTGTCCAAAACGAAATTGAAGGAAGGGAAGAGAATGGCGCTCCTCATACTTCTACGACTATTATGACTTTTAAAGAATTCCAAGGCAAGCTCTATCTTCAATACACAAAGGCAAGCCATGAGGTTAGTTATCAGGCAGATCATGAGCAATATGACCTAACTTTTTATTCAGAACTATTTATCACCAATCTTCAACCGATGAATATCAGTCCGCTGCCTGAAAACGGACGAATTAAACCTGCCAGTATTTTTTACCAACCAAGATACAGAACTTTTGACCCCGATTTTTGGAAATCCTATAACATGTTTGAAAAATCACCCCATAACCGTCAAATTATTGCCGACCTCGAACAAATCAGACCACTGTCAGAGCAATATACTGCCAACGGGAAACTCAAACTGAAACATCCGGAACCAGTCAGCAGCAACTCAGGTAAAATTGAACCTGAATTTAGGACAGGATTTTAA
- the folB gene encoding dihydroneopterin aldolase, which yields MYSICIGIENLQFFSGHGFYDEEQTTGTPFRVDVYIIANVVDAAAKDDLNGTIDYEKVFVICDSVMAIPSRLLEHVALSIADKVYDLSEKIAEVTVKVTKLQVPALNIQVGQTFVEVKKVRSGV from the coding sequence ATGTATTCCATCTGTATCGGCATTGAAAACCTTCAGTTTTTTTCGGGCCACGGTTTTTATGATGAAGAACAAACAACCGGCACTCCGTTCCGGGTAGATGTCTATATCATCGCAAATGTTGTAGATGCTGCAGCAAAAGACGACCTGAACGGAACGATTGATTATGAAAAAGTGTTTGTGATTTGCGATTCGGTGATGGCAATACCCTCCCGTTTGCTTGAACATGTCGCCTTATCTATAGCTGACAAGGTGTATGATTTATCGGAAAAAATTGCAGAAGTAACTGTGAAAGTTACTAAACTGCAAGTACCGGCACTAAACATTCAGGTGGGACAAACTTTTGTTGAAGTAAAAAAAGTGCGCTCAGGTGTATAA
- a CDS encoding acyl-CoA dehydrogenase family protein yields MGQDKYRSHDYYLVDELLTDEHRLIRDTVQAWVKKEISPIIEDYAQRAQFPKQIIKGLAEVGAFGPTIPVEYGGQGLDYISYGIIMQELERGDSGVRSTASVQSSLVMYPIFTYGSEEQKRKYLPKLGSGEMMGCFGLTEPNHGSNPGGMETRFEDKGSHYLLNGAKMWISNAPFADIAVVWAKDEAGVIRGLIVERGMEGFSTPETHGKWSLRASATGELVFDNVKVPKENLFPFAKGLKAPLGCLSSARFGIAWGAIGAALDCYDSALRYSLERIQFEKPIGAFQLTQKKLAEMITEITKAQLLAWRLGVLKNEDRATAAQISMAKRNNVDMALHIAREARQIHGGMGITGEFPIMRHMMNLESVITYEGTHDIHLLITGMDVTGINAFK; encoded by the coding sequence GTGGGTCAGGACAAATATCGCTCACACGATTATTATCTGGTAGATGAGTTGCTGACAGACGAACATCGTTTAATCAGAGATACAGTACAGGCATGGGTTAAAAAGGAAATTTCTCCCATTATTGAAGATTATGCACAGCGCGCCCAGTTTCCCAAGCAAATCATTAAAGGGCTTGCAGAAGTCGGGGCATTTGGACCGACAATTCCTGTTGAATACGGCGGTCAGGGGCTGGACTATATTTCTTATGGTATCATTATGCAAGAACTGGAACGTGGAGACTCAGGAGTTCGCTCTACTGCTTCTGTTCAGAGTTCATTGGTGATGTATCCTATTTTTACCTATGGTTCTGAAGAACAAAAGCGCAAATATCTTCCGAAATTAGGATCGGGAGAAATGATGGGCTGTTTTGGTTTAACAGAACCCAATCATGGTTCAAATCCCGGCGGAATGGAAACGAGATTTGAAGACAAAGGCAGTCATTATCTGCTCAATGGTGCAAAAATGTGGATTTCAAACGCTCCTTTTGCCGATATCGCTGTGGTTTGGGCAAAAGATGAAGCCGGGGTTATCAGAGGGTTGATTGTTGAGCGGGGAATGGAGGGATTCAGTACTCCCGAAACGCACGGTAAATGGTCGTTGAGAGCATCTGCAACCGGTGAACTGGTATTTGATAACGTAAAAGTTCCAAAGGAAAACCTGTTCCCTTTTGCAAAAGGATTGAAAGCTCCGTTGGGATGTCTTTCTTCTGCCCGTTTTGGAATAGCATGGGGAGCAATCGGTGCCGCTTTGGATTGTTATGATTCTGCTTTGCGATATTCTTTAGAGCGTATCCAATTTGAGAAACCGATCGGTGCGTTTCAGTTGACCCAAAAGAAGTTAGCCGAAATGATTACCGAAATCACCAAAGCTCAATTGCTCGCCTGGCGTTTGGGGGTATTGAAAAATGAAGACCGGGCAACTGCTGCTCAAATTTCTATGGCCAAAAGAAATAATGTTGATATGGCATTGCACATTGCTCGTGAAGCAAGACAAATTCACGGTGGAATGGGCATTACCGGCGAATTCCCAATCATGCGCCACATGATGAATTTAGAATCAGTCATTACTTATGAAGGTACTCATGACATACATTTGCTCATTACCGGAATGGACGTAACCGGAATCAATGCTTTTAAATAA
- a CDS encoding fibronectin type III domain-containing protein has product MAAITALKDEFVIAVTNAVFGGTPLKLIRDQKKDALIDALRLLASNIEDTGGNDAAKLADTGFYIYGGPKSLWPIPGNIENLRLSYDKIRSTVVVRVNKANFTLMYECRYTEGEFSENADWIYLPESTKTKMIISGLTLGRSIWVQVRCINGKGKGNWSDPAQLIFIH; this is encoded by the coding sequence GTGGCCGCAATCACCGCACTTAAAGATGAATTTGTAATTGCCGTAACAAATGCTGTTTTTGGCGGAACCCCCTTAAAACTCATCAGAGACCAAAAAAAGGATGCTTTGATTGATGCTTTGCGATTGTTGGCAAGCAATATTGAAGATACAGGTGGTAATGATGCTGCAAAATTAGCCGATACCGGTTTTTATATTTACGGAGGTCCAAAAAGTTTATGGCCGATACCGGGCAATATCGAAAACCTTCGTCTGAGTTATGACAAAATCAGAAGTACAGTTGTGGTAAGGGTAAATAAAGCCAATTTTACCCTGATGTATGAATGTCGTTACACGGAAGGCGAATTTAGCGAAAATGCGGATTGGATTTATCTGCCCGAATCTACAAAAACCAAAATGATTATTTCCGGTCTGACTCTTGGAAGAAGTATTTGGGTACAGGTGAGATGTATTAACGGAAAAGGTAAAGGTAATTGGAGTGACCCCGCACAACTGATTTTCATACATTAG